The DNA segment GCATCATGAAAATCGAAGAGTAGAAAGCAATAGGGGTATAATGGTCATAAATTAATCGACAATTCCtatgaaaacaaaaaatgtgtATAGAGCTAATTATGCGATATTTCTTGTGTGTAGAGTGCAAATTCTCTaagaaagaagacaagaacTCACGCGAGACACGTGCACCGAAGCTTTTCCCACGTGCCAGCGAGTTCGTCTCCGTTCACAGATGACAGAACCACAAGAGGTAGGGTAGGACCTTAAAGCACATCCTCCTACACCTAAACAAACCGACATCTGAGTTTTTACTTGTAATTACTAAAttgattttgttattttcttttcaatATGGTATTTACTAAACATATAAGTAAGAGCGGTGAGATAGTTAATCATTCTAGTATTGGAAATGTTATGAGACAAAGTTCTAGAGGTTTATGTTTTATCCCTTGTTAAAATGTCAATTACTAGGGTTGGTAATTCTCTAACCGAAATTCAACCACCACTCAACACACAAACATGATATTATGATTGAATAACCTTACTTTGAAAACCTAAACATGGCACAATAAAGAGTTtaatatgtcatcaaaaaccATATTTTAATCAGTGTTTGACACATTGACTTGTTATTTTTGAGGCCCAatttaaatagtttcaaaagtAAATTTTATTCAACGTACCATCACTACATGCTCACCTAGATAAAATGATTTAAATTGCCATTGATTAAGTTACTAATGAATAACAATCTTAGGATTTGGTGTGTATCCACATTAGTCATGAGTTTGATTCTCTTTGAATTAAATTATCACTATTTGGCTAGTCTAGTTTCAAAATTGGGCCTAAATAATTTACATATGAACCGTAACAGATTATCGGTCTATCTCTGATATTAGTCGGAAATTGTTCCAAACTCGGGTCAGACAGTGTGATATGTTTTGGGACTAATTAATTATGTAACACTAACTGTGTTTTTTTTCGGAGCTGACCGGATCCgtctatactatatatatatatatatatatacgagattatatctatttatttatataaaattccaATTGTTGTTGCACAATAAAAAGCAATGGATTAAACATAAACCTAATCAAAATTGAAACACAAAAAGAGTAGAGAGACAATATATGGGTCTGCAGCAATTAAGTGGGCATGTCGTATAGTTTAGGCAAAGCGTAATGCAACTGCGTGCTGGTTTGGCCCACTCTTTTTATGCCCTCCTTTTTCCGGCTTCTCTCCGCACTTCACGCCGTCCAAGCCTTAATCTAATCTAGGGTTTAACACAAATCCTTAATCtctctaaatttttattaataattatccCGTGGGGACACAACCAAAGCTGGAAATCTGGACAGTAATATTTACAGTAtttgattaattaaaattaaatttagatAAATCATTAGTTAAGCTCAGACTTTGTTTTGACCGCTTAGGTCCACTAATAGATTCGTACAAATTGAAATTTCTTCTAGTCGCTAGCCATTTGTCGcattatgataaaataaaactactaaCTAGTAaccaatactattaaaaaatcaacaatctcataataaaatttagtttttttcccCGACAATAAGAAAAGCTGGTTGATTCTATCGAATCACATCTGATTACAAATCTGACCAAActcaaaaactatataatatatgaaaattttggttttggAATATACAAAAGAGTtttattggagagaagatcccacatcgaatatatgaaagggacttgagtaatatataagagacttggatcaatccactaattaccaattggttttaagttggaagtccaagaaacttatcatggtatcagagcgggccCAATACCCTGACCCATTAATCCGGCCCGGACAGTGGCCCGATCATCCCATTAGCTGATGGCCCATAGAAGGCTCAGTTCCGCCGAGATCGCTAGAAAATAAAAGCATGATTTCGGAGGGGGTATGATGGATTCTGcgagattaatggttatacgcaccattatctcgagggagggtattggagagaagatcccacatcgaatatatgaaagggacttgagtaatatataagagacttggatcaatccactaattaccaattggttttaagttggaagtccAAGAAACTTATCAAGTTTGCTTAAGTGAAAGTTGTATGTCGGACCGTACGTTCTTGGAGAGTTCTATTGATCCAACTTTTAATAAGTTCCACATATGTCCCTATTCGAACTATGAAATCACGAGTTAAACACATTATCGCAAGACTACTTGTCGGTGTCGGTGGGTGGTACTAGCGTAAAATGATATTGGGGGTGTAAAACTGCAATATGAACCATCCATTGCAAGAGAGCAGCACATTCACATGTTTGAGTGATTTAAATAAAGTTGTTTTTCAGAGTTACTTACTGTCTTACTGATAAACCCTTGATTAAGGAAGCATCTCTTAGTTAAATCTCAAGTGGACTGATGGATTTGAACTCTCACCAGATCCAAGAACCCAAGAGATCTAACTGATCTTCAAGGAAGTTTACCAACAGAAAGAAGCTGTATAATACTAATATATGCAATAAATTTTAGAAGGTAATCAAATGATTTAACCAGCTGGAATGTTAAGTTAAAACAAATGAACAATAAGTTGTCAACGCCATATATTCTAACAAAGCTTCGATTATTTTCTTAAGTTTCGTATTAAAGCTTGGAGTTTATGTTTTACGTTTACAAAACGAATActtctattataaaaaaaattaaacagttTGTACTTAAAATCTGAACATTTTCCAGTATAAACACTTGGATGAGCCATTTAAACAAGAATATTTACCCATACTCAAATCTGAACAGCTTAAAGACATGTTTAACTGGTGTATATAACCATTTTCCAGATAAAAACTACACACATTTATTCAGACACGACAAAAGCAGAAGAAAAGTCCATATATACAGACGCTACAAAACTACAAAATCAATTTTTGGAACAATGTCAAATGGTGAATTTATTATGCCCAAAGCTGTAAATGACAGGTACACACTGTGAAATGTAAGTGGAAGACACATGTACGATGTGAAACCATTTCGACGACTAATCAACATAAACACTTCTTCACTACTAAACTAAAGTACTTTCCGTACTCTAATTGTTCTCCTTAAATCAAACTAAAAACATCTAAAAATCAACAAACCAAACCCACAACAatattcacatttatatattatcattataATATTAACCTAAggaatacaaaaaaattatagaaatgaAGAAAAAGTCTAGCGTGATTAGCTGCTTTATATCAATCAAcgtgactcttttttttttcctttttctccaATACCTAATCATAATCACAAGACTTCTTTATTTGCTTGTTATATcccatttttattatttttttgttatcttatttttaatttttttttaagttaataaaacaaataaataaaagcttaAAAATGGTGGGAAAGCGTCGGTAGCCCACGTAGTGGTGATGCCAATAGACACTTGTGAATTGCAATAAAACCCCTTCCTCCTCTCTTCCTTTCtccttcgtcttcttcctctttacttctctctctctccttaaacccagaagaagaaaaagaacgcTTCTTCTCGTTCTCCTCTCTCCGTGTAGAATGCTGAGAATGGGGACTGGTGATACTGCTCCACGGCTGATTCTCTGGCTCTGCTTAGGGTTTTTGATTCTAGGCGTTGGGTTTGTTCAATGCGGCGTTACTTACGACCGTAAAGCGCTTCTCATCAATGGGCAGAGACGAATCCTCTTCTCTGGCTCCATACATTACCCTCGAAGCACACCTGATGTAAGATTTCGGAtaaagttttaaacttttttaattttttcttggTGGGTTTAACGAAAAATCCAAACTTTAATCAAAGGGTGTTTTAAAGTTGTGaacttttttgttgttgttgtggttTAGATGTGGGAAGGTTTGATTCAGAAGGCGAAAGATGGAGGCGTTGATGTGATTGAGACTTATGTCTTCTGGAATCTCCATGAGCCTTCTCCTGGCAAAGTAACTTTCTTTAGTTCTGTTCTTGTTTTCGTACATTATGTTCTTTCATTTGTTGACGGTTCTGTCTTCCGGTTCAGTATGATTTTGAAGGGAGAAATGATTTGGTGAGATTCGTGAAGACGATTCACAAAGCTGGTCTCTATGCTCATCTTCGGATTGGGCCTTACGTTTGTGCTGAGTGGAACTTCGGGTAACAACTGACCTTTGTCCTGTCTCTTAAGATTCAGCTGATTTGTCTGTTTCTCAACTCTAAAGTTGTTGTTTTGGGGCAATGAGCAGAGGATTCCCTGTTTGGTTGAAGTATGTTCCTGGAATCAGCTTCAGAACAGATAATGAGCCTTTCAAGGTCTCTTATATGAGTTTTAAATTGTTCATTTTGGCACTTTATTAGAATGTGATATTAATGTTTCCTTGGGGGTAACGTTGCAGAGAGCTATGCAAGGATTCACAGAGAGAATAGTTCAACTGATGAAGAGTGAGAACTTGTATGAGTCCCAGGGTGGTCCCATCATCCTTTCTCAGGTTAATACTCTGATTAGTGTTGATCATGCAGTTAATGTGTCTTCTTTAGGATCAAAGTGATTTAATTAGAAAGGtgtcctctttttttttttatgggaATGTAGATTGAGAATGAGTATGGAAGACAAGGACAGTTATTAGGAGCAGAAGGTCACAACTACATGACATGGGCTGCTAAAATGGCTATAGCAACCGAGACTGGTGTCCCGTGGGTGATGTGCAAAGAAGACGATGCCCCTGACCCTGTGGTTAGTTTCTTGTTGTAGTGAAGACTGAACTCTATATTGCTTTGGTACTGAGATTTATTGATATTTTGGTGACAGATAAACACATGCAACGGTTTCTACTGTGATTCATTTGCTCCCAACAAGCCATACAAGCCATTAATATGGACAGAGGCGTGGAGTGGCTGGTACATATATTCATTAACTTACATTGACTAATCATTTTCAAattgatacttttttttttatattctttgAACTGGTGTTATCTTAAGGTTCACTGAGTTCGGTGGGCCAATGCACCATAGACCAGTTCAGGATCTGGCGTTTGCCGTTGCACGTTTCATACAAAAAGGAGGATCCTTTGTTAACTATTACATGGTATATATAATTAGAATTAAACCACTTAAATAAATCTCAGTATAAGATTTGGTTTCCTAAAGGCAATCTTTCTTTGTAACAGTATCATGGAGGAACTAACTTTGGAAGAACAGCTGGAGGTCCATTTGTCACCACCAGCTATGACTATGATGCCCCCATTGATGAATATGGTAAGGGCAGGAAACTAGTAGATAAGGTTAATGCAATGCTTTATGTACTAACTGAGTGGTTGTTAAATGTTAAATAGGTTTAATCAGGGAACCTAAGTATGGTCATCTAAAGGAGCTCCACAGAGCTATCAAGATGTGTGAAAAAGCTTTGGTTTCAACTGATCCTGTTGTTACATCTCTAGGAAACAAGCAACaggttaaaattgatttaatttaatagatatttttTGGTTTAGCTTTTACTAAATTCTAACACTTTaattattactttattttcCCCAGGCTCATGTATACTCTTCAGAATCAGGAGAGTGTTCAGCTTTCCTTGCAAACTATGACACAGAATCGGCAGCAAGAGTGTTGTTTAACAACGTTCATTACAACTTACCGCCTTGGTCCATTAGCATTCTTCCTGATTGTAGAAACGCAGTTTTCAATACTGCAAAGGTAAAGTGTATATGATTGTTCATTATAACTTATGTTTGTGAAGTTTTCTAAACATTGTGGATCTCTATTGATTGGTTTCAGGTTGGAGTTCAAACATCACAGATGGAAATGTTGCCAACAAGCACACCGAACTTCCAGTGGCAGAGTTACTTGGAAGATCTTTCTTCTCTAGATGACAGCTCCACATTCACCACTCAAGGGCTCTTGGAGCAGATCAATGTCACCCGTGACACTAGCGATTATCTTTGGTATATGACCAGGTAAATAAAAAGAACATTTACCATAGCTTCAATATTGTTTCTCAGAACTTTGCTGAAACCaacattttgaattttgtaatgtAGTGTTGATATTGGTTCAACTGAATCATTCCTACATGGAGGAGAGCTACCAACTCTCATTATTCAATCTACAGGCCATGCCGTGCATATATTTGTCAATGGACAGCTTTCAGGTATGAGTTTACCTCATTAATTTCCATTATAGAGTTTCTGATATgcaaaaactaatatatataaataaattcacAGGTTCTGCCTTTGGAACAAGGCAAAACAGGAGGTTCACTTATAGGGGAAAGATCAATCTACATTCTGGAACTAACAGAATTGCTTTGCTGAGTGTTGCTGTTGGACTACCAGTTAGTCTTCTTCTTTTATTCTCATCTGCTGTGCTTAAGTTGTtttcgtttttttcttcttattctgATACATCTTGTTTCTCAAATATGAAGAATGTGGGTGGACACTTTGAGTCATGGAATACTGGAATCTTGGGACCAGTGGCTTTGCACGGGTTGTCTCAAGGGAAACGTGATCTGTCATGGCAAAAATGGACTTACCAGGTGTTCTATCATTCCCTAGTGATTCCTCCTCTCTCTCGGTTTCCACATTTCAGTTGTATAACTCTGTTTTCATCAGGTGGGGTTGAAAGGAGAAGCTATGAATCTTGCGTATCCAACCAACACTCCCTCTAATGGGTGGATGGATGCGTCTTTAGTTGCACAAAAGTCTCAGCCTTTGACATGGCACAAGGTATTTCGATTTGAACCAAACACAACTCTATAAAGCTTCTTCCTATTTTTAGAATCTGTACTAATgagtaaataatttttcttcAGGCTTACTTTGATGCACCTGAAGGAAACGAGCCGCTTGCTTTAGACATGGAAGGAATGGGGAAAGGTCAGGTCTGGGTGAACGGAGAGAGCATCGGGAGATACTGGACAGCGTTTGCCACCGGTGACTGTGGTCACTGCAGCTACACAGGAACGTACAAACCGAACAAGTGCTTATCCGGCTGTGGTCAGCCTACGCAGAGATACTACCATGTCCCCAGATCATGGCTAAAACCGAGCCAAAACCTCTTGGTGATATTCGAGGAGCTTGGAGGAAACCCATCAGCTGTTTCTCTGGTCAAAAGATCAGTGTCAGGAGTCTGTGCTGAAGTCTCTGAGTACCATCCCAATATCAAGAACTGGCAGATAGAAAGCTACGGGAAAGGACAAACGTTTCGTAGACCCAAAGTTCATTTGAAATGTAGTCCTGGTCAAGCCATCTCAGCTATTAAGTTTGCGAGCTTTGGGACTCCTTTGGGAAAATGTGGGAGTTACCAGCAAGGAGAGTGTCACGCAACTACCTCGTACGCTATCTTAGAGAGGGTAAGAGTGATCAAAGAATCTTTACTTAGATAAAACTGCAGTCACGctcttgtgtgtttttttttataatgtttgGTGTGTTTTTGTAATGTGCAGAAGTGTGTAGGGAAAGCGAGATGTGCAGTGACGATATCAAACAGTAACTTTGGGAAAGATCCGTGTCCGAATGTGTTGAAACGGTTGACGGTTGAAGCTGTGTGTTCCCCTGAGACATCTATAACTAGCTGGAAGCCTTGAAAAGATGATCACTGAGCTCTTTGACTACAAAATGTATAACCAAACTAtaccgagagagagagagagaggggaagAAAAGAAAGTGTAATCTGTGTTGAAATGTGTGTGCATGTGTGTGTTTAGTTTGAACAGAAGACTTTGTTGGTGTAGAGTAGTTTTCAGTTAGGTAAGAACGAAGAGTCTGTAGAGTTGTGATGGGTCTCGGGCAATTCCGGGTCTTATCAAAAAAACGTTCGGCTCACCGGTCATCACCGACCATTTTACCGGTTATGGAGACCGGAGTTGTTGGGTTTGAATGAAGTTGGTTTAATGTTTGGTTTTGAGTTTTGTCTTTGAAACAAATGAAAGTTCATGTTAGGAGAAAGGAGATATTATTGAGTATTGTGTGACCCATTTGTTTCCAATCttgttgtttcattttttttaatctagttCTTTTTACTTTGGTTAATAAGATTTTTCTCTATAATTTGTTAAGTATTTCTTGATAATCTGTCAATATATAAAAGGCTCACCAAAAATAAACTAGTGTATTCAACTATGAGTATAAgatgatttgtattaaaatgataaatctaTTGTGATTCATACTTGAAttaaaaaacattcaaaatctAGCGTTATTAAACTTGTCATTTCATAAAACACTCTTAAAATTATTGTCATTACAAAATCAAGTTGTGGATTTTAAATGGTTTAAGTGTTCGTGGAGTTTTtagtaatataaataaaaatccaaatcctatggttttaaataaaatttagaatgaTTTTGTGAGAGTTATTGGTTGgtgtattttaattaatttaaaaatctaaactagatctattgttattggttctatgattttaaaatttgtactGAAATCAAATGTTATTGGTTTTATgataaattctaattcaaatcaagtgttatttaTACAGATTAATTAATAGATTTAATATCATAATGGATTTGAATGGATTATATAGATTTctttgttaaaaa comes from the Brassica rapa cultivar Chiifu-401-42 chromosome A01, CAAS_Brap_v3.01, whole genome shotgun sequence genome and includes:
- the LOC103868724 gene encoding beta-galactosidase 3; the protein is MLRMGTGDTAPRLILWLCLGFLILGVGFVQCGVTYDRKALLINGQRRILFSGSIHYPRSTPDMWEGLIQKAKDGGVDVIETYVFWNLHEPSPGKYDFEGRNDLVRFVKTIHKAGLYAHLRIGPYVCAEWNFGGFPVWLKYVPGISFRTDNEPFKRAMQGFTERIVQLMKSENLYESQGGPIILSQIENEYGRQGQLLGAEGHNYMTWAAKMAIATETGVPWVMCKEDDAPDPVINTCNGFYCDSFAPNKPYKPLIWTEAWSGWFTEFGGPMHHRPVQDLAFAVARFIQKGGSFVNYYMYHGGTNFGRTAGGPFVTTSYDYDAPIDEYGLIREPKYGHLKELHRAIKMCEKALVSTDPVVTSLGNKQQAHVYSSESGECSAFLANYDTESAARVLFNNVHYNLPPWSISILPDCRNAVFNTAKVGVQTSQMEMLPTSTPNFQWQSYLEDLSSLDDSSTFTTQGLLEQINVTRDTSDYLWYMTSVDIGSTESFLHGGELPTLIIQSTGHAVHIFVNGQLSGSAFGTRQNRRFTYRGKINLHSGTNRIALLSVAVGLPNVGGHFESWNTGILGPVALHGLSQGKRDLSWQKWTYQVGLKGEAMNLAYPTNTPSNGWMDASLVAQKSQPLTWHKAYFDAPEGNEPLALDMEGMGKGQVWVNGESIGRYWTAFATGDCGHCSYTGTYKPNKCLSGCGQPTQRYYHVPRSWLKPSQNLLVIFEELGGNPSAVSLVKRSVSGVCAEVSEYHPNIKNWQIESYGKGQTFRRPKVHLKCSPGQAISAIKFASFGTPLGKCGSYQQGECHATTSYAILERKCVGKARCAVTISNSNFGKDPCPNVLKRLTVEAVCSPETSITSWKP